A part of Cupriavidus sp. D39 genomic DNA contains:
- a CDS encoding FAD-binding oxidoreductase: protein MTQYSERIDDLQAALPTLAWSTAPLQVKRQSRDFHWFSPVLKRQLDSKRADASVSPRNEEELKAVVAACARAGVPLTMRGGGTGNYGQAVPLEGGVVIDMTACNQLLWVKDGVARAQAGIKLAPLDEQLNPHGWELRCIPSTFRIATLGGLFCGGFGGIGSINYGPLGAPGTILGIKVMTVEPTPRILELRAPEAMLHAHTYGTNGIVLELEIALAPAQRWDEYLLAFPDHVSAFACAQALAQAPGISKKNVAMFSDQVVPHFVKLAPSLNAGEHAVIAALAPQAREPLVSFLAAHGGRIAWQQDAEAARASQHTLLEYCWNHTTLHALRDGSAITYLQTAYAYGQEREQLDLIAREAGSEVLDHLEFIRDIQGRVTCVGLPLIRFTTEARLAELIALHRAHGIKINDPHVYTLEDGKHGGSLDPAIVASKRAFDPDGLLNPGKVRTVMPQLPS, encoded by the coding sequence ATGACCCAATATTCCGAACGAATCGACGACCTGCAGGCTGCCCTACCTACGCTCGCCTGGAGCACCGCACCGCTGCAGGTCAAGCGGCAGTCGCGTGACTTCCACTGGTTCAGCCCCGTGCTCAAGCGACAACTGGACAGCAAGCGCGCCGACGCCTCCGTGTCCCCGCGCAACGAAGAAGAACTCAAGGCCGTGGTGGCCGCCTGTGCCCGCGCCGGCGTGCCGTTGACCATGCGCGGCGGAGGCACCGGCAACTATGGCCAGGCGGTGCCGCTGGAAGGCGGCGTGGTGATCGACATGACCGCCTGCAACCAGCTGCTGTGGGTCAAGGACGGCGTGGCCCGGGCGCAGGCCGGCATCAAGCTGGCGCCTCTGGATGAGCAGCTCAATCCGCACGGCTGGGAGCTGCGATGCATTCCTTCCACCTTCCGCATCGCCACGCTGGGCGGTCTGTTCTGTGGCGGCTTCGGCGGCATCGGCTCGATCAACTACGGCCCGCTGGGCGCGCCCGGCACCATCCTCGGCATCAAGGTCATGACGGTGGAGCCCACGCCTCGCATCCTGGAGCTGCGCGCGCCCGAAGCCATGCTGCACGCCCACACCTACGGCACCAACGGCATCGTGCTGGAGCTGGAAATTGCGCTGGCGCCGGCACAGCGCTGGGACGAATACCTGCTTGCCTTCCCTGACCACGTCAGCGCGTTTGCCTGTGCGCAGGCACTGGCCCAAGCGCCGGGCATCTCCAAGAAGAACGTGGCGATGTTCTCCGACCAGGTAGTGCCCCACTTTGTCAAGCTGGCGCCCAGCCTCAATGCCGGCGAGCACGCCGTGATCGCCGCGCTGGCGCCGCAAGCGCGCGAACCGCTGGTCAGCTTCTTGGCCGCCCACGGCGGGCGCATCGCCTGGCAGCAGGACGCGGAGGCGGCCCGCGCAAGCCAGCACACGCTGCTCGAATACTGCTGGAATCACACCACCCTGCACGCGCTGCGCGACGGCAGCGCCATCACCTATCTGCAGACCGCCTACGCCTACGGCCAGGAGCGCGAGCAGCTGGACCTCATCGCGCGCGAGGCCGGCAGCGAGGTGCTGGACCACCTGGAATTCATCCGCGACATACAGGGCCGCGTAACCTGCGTGGGCCTGCCGCTGATCCGCTTCACCACCGAGGCGCGGCTGGCCGAGCTGATCGCCCTGCACCGCGCGCACGGCATCAAGATCAACGATCCCCACGTCTACACGCTGGAGGACGGCAAACACGGTGGCTCGCTGGACCCCGCCATCGTCGCCTCCAAGCGCGCGTTTGATCCGGATGGCCTGCTAAATCCCGGCAAGGTGCGCACGGTGATGCCGCAGTTGCCTTCCTAA
- a CDS encoding H-NS family nucleoid-associated regulatory protein, which produces MSIEIERAQAITWIRIQMAQHGLSLADLQAAGCFAEPPPTPTPGAVRYRNAHGQGWDGRGAMPDWLQRAIHAGQTVEHFRVG; this is translated from the coding sequence ATGTCAATCGAAATCGAGCGCGCGCAAGCGATTACCTGGATCCGCATCCAGATGGCCCAGCATGGGCTGAGCCTGGCTGACTTGCAGGCCGCCGGCTGCTTTGCCGAGCCGCCGCCGACCCCAACGCCAGGAGCGGTGCGCTACCGCAATGCGCACGGGCAGGGCTGGGACGGCCGCGGCGCCATGCCGGACTGGCTGCAGCGGGCGATCCACGCCGGGCAGACGGTGGAACACTTCCGCGTTGGCTGA
- a CDS encoding ABC transporter permease, which produces MSTTNTQPRRALPLMDSPRARRILVPLLAAVVLVLAWQAAVVVYEIPSYLVPSPALIFSTLVRDWALLSNATLFTLKITLLSFGMSIVIGVLLAFMFVQSRLIETVFIPYAVLLQVTPIVAIAPLIIIWVQNTTLALVVCSTLVAVFPIISNTTLGLRSVSPGLLAYFKLQRTSRLQVLLRLRVPTALPYFFGALRIACGLALIGAVVAEFVAGTGGSNTGLAYQILQSGYQLNIPRLFAALTLISAVGIALFALMSLASRLAIGRWHESEGDRPA; this is translated from the coding sequence ATGAGTACCACTAACACTCAGCCACGGCGCGCGCTACCTCTGATGGACTCGCCGCGTGCCCGCCGTATCCTCGTGCCGCTGCTGGCGGCCGTCGTGCTGGTGCTCGCCTGGCAGGCCGCCGTGGTGGTCTACGAGATACCGTCGTACCTGGTGCCGTCGCCGGCGCTGATCTTCTCCACGCTCGTGCGCGACTGGGCGCTGCTCAGCAACGCCACGCTGTTCACGCTGAAGATCACGTTGCTTTCGTTCGGCATGTCGATCGTGATCGGCGTGCTACTGGCCTTCATGTTCGTGCAGAGTCGACTGATTGAGACCGTGTTCATCCCCTACGCGGTGCTACTGCAAGTCACGCCCATCGTCGCCATCGCCCCGTTGATCATCATCTGGGTGCAGAACACCACGCTAGCGCTGGTGGTGTGCTCCACGCTGGTGGCGGTGTTTCCCATCATCTCTAACACCACGCTCGGCCTGCGCAGCGTGTCGCCCGGGCTGCTGGCCTACTTTAAGCTGCAACGCACCTCGCGGCTACAGGTGCTGCTGCGGCTGCGGGTGCCCACCGCGCTGCCATACTTCTTCGGCGCGCTGCGCATTGCCTGCGGGCTGGCGCTGATCGGCGCGGTGGTGGCCGAGTTCGTGGCCGGCACCGGCGGCAGTAATACCGGGCTGGCCTACCAGATCCTGCAATCCGGCTACCAGCTGAACATCCCGCGCCTGTTCGCAGCGCTGACGCTGATCTCGGCCGTGGGCATCGCGCTGTTCGCGCTGATGTCGCTTGCTTCCAGGCTAGCGATCGGCCGCTGGCACGAGAGCGAGGGCGACCGTCCGGCCTGA
- a CDS encoding amidohydrolase family protein, translated as MATQLIRAVRLPRCLLPEAWPEADASPLLADLEVSGGRFRAVRPHVPGPTETDSIDLAGALALLGLLEAHAHLDKAFTRQRLGKLEPGLLAAIAAMQRDRAHWTDDDLRARAERALRMAWHAGVTHLRTHVDWWSLAAPRSWHILTELAYEWRHRVRLQRVALVPLPFFASAADAATIAAQLKDEPYAVLGGFVHTSNYSHAALDNLLHAALSASLDLDLHVDEELDPQAHGLEHVAAWAMQHRYIGRIVCGHVCTLASRDEAEALALLDRVSRAPITLVTLPATNLLLQDASLARTPRQRGLTLVKEAHARGIPVLIGSDNVQDAFCPLGNFDPVEALRLAVMAAQLDDTFDTWAAAICRDDWLAPKPAARRSLVGLPATLTVFPDADPHTWPASTARRVLRGGAHSLLTWS; from the coding sequence ATGGCCACCCAACTGATCCGCGCCGTGCGCCTGCCGCGCTGCCTGCTGCCGGAGGCTTGGCCAGAAGCCGACGCCAGTCCGCTGTTGGCAGACCTGGAAGTGTCCGGCGGCCGCTTCCGCGCCGTGCGCCCGCATGTGCCGGGGCCGACTGAGACGGACTCCATCGACCTTGCCGGTGCTCTCGCGCTGCTCGGCTTGCTCGAAGCCCACGCGCATCTCGACAAGGCTTTCACCCGTCAACGCCTGGGCAAGCTGGAACCCGGCCTGCTCGCAGCCATTGCCGCCATGCAGCGCGACCGCGCCCACTGGACCGACGACGACCTGCGCGCGCGTGCCGAACGCGCACTGCGCATGGCCTGGCACGCGGGCGTGACGCATCTGCGCACGCACGTGGACTGGTGGAGCCTGGCCGCGCCGCGCTCCTGGCACATCCTGACAGAGCTGGCATACGAATGGCGCCACCGCGTGCGCCTGCAGCGCGTGGCGCTGGTGCCGCTGCCGTTCTTCGCCAGCGCGGCGGATGCGGCCACCATCGCTGCGCAGCTGAAAGACGAACCGTACGCCGTGCTTGGCGGCTTCGTCCACACCAGCAACTACAGTCACGCCGCGCTGGACAACCTGCTGCATGCCGCGCTGTCGGCCTCGCTGGACCTCGACCTGCACGTGGACGAAGAACTCGATCCGCAAGCGCACGGGCTGGAACATGTGGCGGCTTGGGCCATGCAGCATCGCTACATCGGCCGCATCGTCTGCGGCCACGTATGCACGCTGGCATCGCGCGACGAAGCCGAAGCATTGGCGCTGCTGGACCGCGTTTCGCGGGCGCCGATCACGCTGGTGACGCTGCCCGCCACCAACCTGCTACTGCAGGACGCCAGCCTCGCGCGCACGCCGCGCCAGCGCGGCCTGACGCTGGTCAAGGAAGCGCACGCGCGCGGCATCCCGGTACTGATTGGCAGCGACAACGTGCAGGACGCCTTCTGCCCGCTCGGCAACTTCGATCCAGTGGAAGCGCTACGGCTGGCCGTGATGGCGGCTCAGCTGGACGATACCTTCGACACTTGGGCAGCCGCCATCTGCCGCGACGACTGGCTTGCCCCCAAGCCTGCGGCCCGCCGCTCGCTGGTGGGCCTGCCGGCGACGCTGACAGTCTTCCCCGACGCCGATCCCCACACGTGGCCTGCCAGCACCGCCCGCCGCGTGCTGCGCGGCGGCGCCCATTCCCTTCTCACGTGGAGCTAG
- a CDS encoding ABC transporter ATP-binding protein, with protein MNVVFVSPPAALHNPANAAPQGAHAPYAVEALSVEKIYANGTQALRPVDLRLAPGEFVTLLGPSGCGKSTLLKMVAGLIPPSNGRLLIWRKRIDQLPESGRTLSFVFQEATLMPWHTVFRNVRLPLELAGVPRTEADRRVREVLSLVGLARFEDALPRELSGGMQMRVSIARGLVVKPDLLLMDEPFGALDEITRYKLDSDLLALWQRHNLTVMFVTHSIHEAVFLSQRVVVMAARPGRIVDDIVIDEPFPRTTEFRLSARFSQHAMRLHEKLAEASADQEEDA; from the coding sequence ATGAACGTGGTGTTCGTGAGCCCGCCGGCGGCTTTGCACAATCCGGCCAATGCCGCGCCGCAGGGCGCGCACGCTCCCTACGCGGTGGAAGCGCTCTCGGTGGAAAAAATTTACGCCAACGGCACGCAGGCGCTGCGCCCGGTGGATCTACGCCTGGCGCCCGGCGAATTCGTGACGCTGTTGGGGCCGTCCGGCTGCGGCAAGAGCACGCTGCTGAAGATGGTGGCCGGCCTGATCCCGCCCAGTAACGGCCGTCTGCTGATCTGGCGCAAGCGGATCGACCAGTTGCCCGAGTCCGGCCGCACCCTGTCCTTCGTATTCCAGGAGGCCACATTGATGCCCTGGCATACCGTGTTCCGCAACGTGCGGCTGCCGCTGGAACTGGCCGGCGTGCCGCGCACGGAGGCGGACCGCCGCGTGCGTGAGGTGCTTTCGCTGGTGGGCCTGGCACGCTTCGAAGATGCGCTGCCACGCGAGTTGTCGGGTGGCATGCAGATGCGCGTATCGATCGCGCGCGGGCTGGTGGTCAAACCGGACCTGCTGCTGATGGACGAGCCGTTCGGCGCTCTGGACGAAATCACCCGCTACAAGCTGGACAGCGACCTCCTGGCGTTGTGGCAGCGGCACAACCTGACCGTGATGTTCGTCACCCATTCGATCCACGAGGCGGTCTTCTTGTCGCAACGCGTCGTGGTGATGGCAGCGCGGCCCGGCCGCATCGTGGACGACATCGTGATCGACGAACCGTTTCCGCGCACCACGGAATTCCGCCTGTCGGCACGCTTCAGTCAGCACGCGATGCGTCTGCACGAGAAGCTGGCAGAGGCCAGCGCGGATCAGGAGGAGGACGCATGA
- a CDS encoding RidA family protein gives MPFSRGARHAPQPELAQPLARYAAYRRAGDFIFLSGVIAVNPTSGLIVKGFDDIPADVADTLGRTGEFSTDIKQGPILAQSWYVLDSIRRTVEGAGGQLSDVFKLVQYFTNLDHFPYYSRVRKLFYPDVPPASTVVQVSAMLPTADIMIEVEATAYVPQR, from the coding sequence ATTCCCTTCTCACGTGGAGCTAGACATGCCCCCCAACCCGAACTGGCGCAGCCGCTGGCACGCTATGCTGCCTATCGCCGCGCCGGCGATTTCATCTTCCTGTCCGGCGTGATCGCGGTGAACCCCACCAGCGGCCTGATCGTCAAGGGCTTCGACGACATTCCCGCCGACGTGGCCGACACCCTCGGCCGCACCGGTGAGTTCTCCACCGACATCAAGCAGGGCCCGATCCTGGCGCAGAGCTGGTACGTGCTCGACAGCATCCGCCGCACAGTGGAGGGTGCGGGCGGCCAGTTGAGCGACGTGTTCAAGCTGGTGCAGTACTTCACCAACCTCGACCACTTTCCGTACTACAGCCGCGTCCGCAAGCTGTTCTACCCCGACGTACCGCCCGCCTCCACGGTGGTGCAGGTTAGCGCCATGCTGCCCACCGCCGACATCATGATTGAGGTGGAAGCCACCGCCTACGTTCCCCAGCGCTGA
- a CDS encoding ABC transporter substrate-binding protein, giving the protein MDTSKLHRILKPTRTALATSCTILATGAAQAATPFVFVTNWYAQAEHGGFYQAQADGLYQKAGLDVSLRMGGPQVNAVQLLAANRAQCIISDDIATMNARAKGVPVELVATSFQRDPTVLIAHDDVADFAAMKTRTLLASSNANASWLPWAKAKFGFSDEQVRPYTFNIQPFMADRKVVQQGYLTSEPFALEQAGAKFKVFPLSDAGYPPYGNAIACRSDFVAQHKDVVAAFLKATMQGWKSYLANPAPGNAAIQKENPNMSTAQLDYAVGKLKSSGLVTGGDAKTRGIGVITAERVKASWTMAVANGLIDGKLLSVDNLYNTSIIDHIQVLP; this is encoded by the coding sequence ATGGACACATCCAAGCTGCACCGCATCCTGAAGCCAACCCGCACAGCCCTTGCCACCAGCTGCACTATCCTCGCCACCGGCGCCGCGCAGGCCGCCACGCCTTTCGTCTTCGTCACCAACTGGTATGCGCAGGCCGAACACGGTGGCTTCTACCAGGCGCAGGCCGACGGCCTGTACCAGAAGGCCGGCCTCGACGTCTCGCTACGCATGGGCGGGCCGCAGGTCAACGCCGTGCAGCTCCTGGCCGCCAATCGCGCGCAATGCATCATCAGCGACGACATCGCCACCATGAATGCGCGCGCCAAGGGCGTGCCAGTCGAGCTGGTGGCCACCTCGTTCCAGCGCGATCCCACGGTGCTGATAGCGCACGACGACGTGGCAGACTTCGCTGCCATGAAGACACGTACGCTGCTGGCCTCCAGCAATGCCAACGCCAGTTGGCTGCCATGGGCCAAGGCCAAGTTCGGATTCAGCGACGAGCAGGTGCGGCCCTACACCTTCAACATCCAGCCCTTCATGGCGGACCGCAAGGTGGTGCAGCAGGGCTACCTGACCTCCGAGCCGTTCGCTCTGGAGCAGGCCGGTGCCAAGTTCAAAGTGTTCCCCCTGAGTGATGCGGGCTATCCCCCGTATGGCAACGCAATCGCCTGCCGCAGCGATTTCGTCGCGCAGCACAAGGACGTGGTGGCCGCCTTCCTGAAGGCCACCATGCAGGGCTGGAAGAGCTACCTCGCCAATCCTGCCCCGGGCAACGCGGCGATCCAGAAGGAAAACCCCAACATGAGCACGGCCCAGCTCGACTATGCGGTGGGCAAGCTCAAGTCCAGCGGGCTGGTCACCGGCGGTGATGCTAAGACGCGGGGGATCGGCGTGATCACCGCCGAGCGCGTCAAGGCCAGCTGGACCATGGCCGTGGCCAATGGCCTGATCGACGGCAAGTTGCTGTCGGTGGACAATCTCTACAACACCAGCATCATCGACCATATCCAGGTGCTGCCATGA
- a CDS encoding OprD family outer membrane porin, whose product MHGSQFTLIRSTLACAAMAVVLGQAAAAQAADAETQSTMTAAIPGGSEGADSPPTTAPVALPTVVGNEATSFSEVFTKGRFSGNFRTIYFSSHNAFFTPGKNQDTISYGGNLAYRTSSYYGFSAGVSGFIQRGINHSDNPAQVDGYLGPNLLGMGEAYLQYDRNGIKVVAGNQQLDVPFASTYDWRMAPQLFQGVSARYGDNDNFLTAFKMIRFKSYIDNSFRKGTTYNVNVDSFSSIGNTETNGFWGVGGAKMLSLDPLSVNLQGWYMTYQDYAKLGYVEGKVSGNAGSLQPFAAVQVFHETGDGRELLGHVNSQVYGLQLGVKRQSLTATLGYDRIVPNHDSYLNGALVTPYAHNVSSGPLFAQPFLSSTQDLGAGNAYAFDVSGSPIAGLVLGARYSFMDLKSSATSVSQNQSEYLGYVIYNLGGKLKGWSIADFLALQSSPARSARFIQNRLTLQYAWGT is encoded by the coding sequence ATGCACGGCAGTCAATTCACCTTGATCAGAAGCACCCTCGCCTGTGCCGCGATGGCGGTAGTCCTGGGGCAGGCCGCAGCGGCACAGGCCGCGGATGCGGAAACGCAATCGACCATGACCGCTGCAATCCCTGGCGGCTCGGAAGGCGCGGACAGTCCGCCGACCACGGCGCCCGTGGCGCTGCCGACCGTCGTTGGCAATGAGGCTACCTCGTTCTCAGAGGTCTTCACCAAAGGCCGCTTCTCGGGCAACTTCCGCACCATCTACTTCTCATCCCACAACGCCTTCTTCACCCCGGGCAAGAACCAGGACACCATCAGCTACGGTGGCAACCTGGCCTATCGCACGTCCAGTTACTACGGATTCTCCGCCGGTGTCAGCGGCTTCATTCAGCGTGGAATCAACCATTCGGACAACCCGGCGCAGGTCGACGGCTATCTCGGCCCCAACCTGCTGGGCATGGGCGAGGCCTACCTGCAGTACGATCGCAACGGGATCAAGGTGGTGGCCGGCAACCAGCAACTGGATGTGCCGTTCGCCTCTACCTACGACTGGCGCATGGCGCCGCAGCTGTTCCAGGGCGTGTCGGCGCGTTACGGCGACAACGACAACTTCCTGACCGCGTTCAAGATGATTCGTTTCAAGTCATATATTGACAACTCATTCCGCAAGGGCACCACGTACAACGTCAATGTGGACTCGTTCTCGTCGATCGGCAATACGGAGACCAACGGATTCTGGGGTGTGGGCGGCGCCAAGATGCTGTCGCTCGATCCGCTCTCGGTCAATTTGCAGGGTTGGTACATGACGTACCAGGATTACGCGAAGCTCGGCTACGTGGAAGGCAAGGTCAGCGGTAACGCGGGCAGCCTCCAGCCCTTCGCCGCGGTGCAGGTGTTCCACGAGACCGGCGACGGCCGCGAGCTGCTGGGGCATGTCAACAGCCAAGTCTACGGGCTGCAGCTCGGCGTCAAGCGCCAGTCGCTGACGGCCACGCTGGGCTACGACCGCATCGTGCCGAACCACGATTCCTACCTGAACGGCGCGCTGGTCACGCCCTACGCGCACAACGTGTCATCCGGCCCGCTTTTCGCGCAGCCGTTCCTGAGCAGCACGCAGGACCTTGGCGCCGGCAATGCATACGCCTTCGACGTGAGCGGATCGCCGATTGCCGGGCTGGTGCTGGGCGCGCGCTATTCCTTCATGGATTTGAAGTCGAGCGCCACGTCGGTGAGCCAGAACCAGTCGGAATATCTGGGCTATGTGATCTACAACCTCGGGGGCAAGCTGAAGGGCTGGAGCATCGCTGACTTCCTGGCTCTGCAATCGTCGCCGGCCAGGAGCGCGCGCTTCATCCAGAACCGATTGACGCTGCAATACGCCTGGGGCACTTGA
- a CDS encoding DNA-binding protein, with the protein MQRSSGLTNNRINLQEKDDHPNKLYGLVRKGSMGTPTEVLAQFWQDLRDKMHVTIAHPELPDALKAIAANAVQSIWQAANESASGELAALRAEARLQASEAEAQRDQARAAVVVAKQETVAVQAERDAVQCARAALQGELEAERQAHAAAQARHDEGKRQVEALERQLLELRTQFSTELEHTREQVAVAQERASATERRALREIDQERTLRQKAEQALAELRAELAAAQARAQDAAVAGAEARARLQAERDTLSLRLAETEQALGRGQAARDELRAQLETAVRRAERADAQATATRRLVGAKRRVPVTRTKFKPGPA; encoded by the coding sequence TTGCAACGGAGTTCGGGGCTGACTAATAACCGTATCAATCTGCAGGAAAAGGACGATCACCCCAACAAGCTCTACGGCCTGGTGCGCAAGGGCAGCATGGGCACGCCGACCGAGGTGCTGGCGCAGTTCTGGCAGGACCTGCGCGACAAGATGCACGTGACCATCGCGCACCCCGAACTGCCGGACGCGCTCAAGGCGATCGCCGCCAATGCCGTGCAGTCGATCTGGCAGGCCGCCAACGAGTCCGCTAGCGGCGAACTGGCCGCGCTGCGGGCCGAAGCGCGGTTGCAGGCGAGCGAGGCGGAGGCGCAGCGCGACCAGGCGCGCGCCGCGGTGGTAGTGGCCAAGCAGGAGACCGTCGCCGTGCAGGCCGAGCGCGACGCCGTCCAGTGCGCGCGCGCGGCGCTACAGGGGGAGCTGGAGGCCGAGCGCCAGGCTCACGCGGCCGCGCAGGCGCGTCATGACGAGGGCAAGCGCCAGGTCGAGGCGCTCGAGCGGCAGTTGCTGGAGCTGCGTACCCAGTTCTCGACGGAGCTGGAACACACCCGCGAGCAGGTGGCTGTCGCGCAGGAGCGGGCCAGCGCCACCGAGCGCCGCGCGCTGCGCGAGATCGACCAGGAGCGCACATTGCGCCAGAAGGCCGAGCAGGCGCTCGCGGAATTGCGCGCTGAGCTGGCGGCGGCGCAGGCGAGGGCGCAGGACGCCGCCGTCGCCGGCGCCGAGGCGCGGGCGCGGTTGCAGGCTGAGCGCGATACGCTCAGCCTGCGACTGGCGGAGACAGAGCAGGCGCTCGGGCGAGGGCAGGCGGCTCGAGACGAGCTGCGGGCGCAACTGGAAACGGCGGTACGGCGCGCCGAGCGGGCCGATGCGCAAGCCACCGCGACGCGCCGCCTGGTAGGTGCCAAGCGCCGGGTGCCTGTGACGCGCACCAAGTTCAAGCCCGGGCCAGCCTGA
- a CDS encoding site-specific integrase produces MAYIAQRGAYWRAEVRRRGFKPTYRTFDTRLLAQQWARKIESEMDAGIYIDRSEAERTTLREALERYRQEIVPSKRHPTQENGRIQRWLATELAYRGITSLRGVDFARYRDARRGEGKAENTIRLELQLLSHLFETARKEWGMEGLANPLKNIRKPGGSAARDRRLGDGEYDAIRAQLEFSTNRYAAPAFDLAIETALRKGSLFSLRWEWIDLPRRMIRFPAEARRAANKGVPPVLPLSRRAHSVLTTLRASCGLGAETWTDSDHVLKTTPNAVLLVWSRALAKLQIDDLRWHDLRHEAVSRLFEKGLHPMEVASISGHRSMQMLKRYTHLKPENLLDRLG; encoded by the coding sequence ATGGCTTACATCGCCCAGCGTGGCGCGTACTGGCGCGCAGAGGTTCGTCGGAGAGGGTTCAAACCGACCTACAGGACCTTTGACACTCGGCTTCTGGCCCAACAATGGGCTCGCAAGATCGAGTCGGAAATGGACGCCGGCATATACATCGACCGCTCAGAAGCTGAGCGCACGACGCTTAGGGAAGCGCTCGAACGCTACCGCCAAGAAATCGTACCCTCCAAGCGGCATCCGACCCAAGAAAACGGCCGAATTCAACGATGGCTCGCGACGGAGCTTGCCTATCGCGGTATCACTTCGCTGCGAGGCGTTGATTTCGCTCGCTACAGGGACGCGCGCAGAGGCGAGGGTAAGGCGGAGAACACGATCCGTTTAGAACTCCAACTCCTGAGCCATCTGTTTGAGACTGCACGGAAGGAGTGGGGGATGGAGGGCTTGGCGAACCCGTTGAAGAACATCCGAAAGCCAGGAGGGAGCGCTGCGCGCGACCGCAGGCTCGGCGACGGAGAGTACGACGCGATTCGCGCCCAGCTCGAGTTCAGCACGAATCGATACGCAGCACCAGCGTTCGACCTGGCCATCGAAACTGCGTTGCGGAAAGGTAGCCTCTTCTCCCTCCGTTGGGAATGGATTGATCTTCCTAGGCGGATGATCCGCTTTCCGGCGGAGGCTCGACGCGCAGCGAACAAAGGAGTCCCACCAGTCCTGCCTCTGTCAAGGCGTGCTCATAGCGTTTTGACGACGCTGCGCGCGTCCTGTGGGCTGGGGGCAGAGACTTGGACCGATAGCGACCACGTTCTCAAGACCACGCCAAACGCCGTATTGCTCGTTTGGTCTCGTGCCTTGGCGAAGCTCCAGATCGATGATTTGCGATGGCACGACCTTCGCCACGAGGCAGTCTCGCGTCTTTTTGAGAAAGGTCTCCATCCCATGGAGGTGGCGAGCATCAGCGGTCATCGGAGCATGCAGATGCTCAAGCGCTACACGCATCTGAAGCCAGAAAACCTCTTAGACCGTCTCGGCTAG